In Myxococcus stipitatus, the following are encoded in one genomic region:
- a CDS encoding aspartyl/asparaginyl beta-hydroxylase domain-containing protein produces MNFYPKHLFPFIQELEANYPVIREEAERQISLRFKPYAYSDVYTAGWTTLDLLYHDNRLDVRNRPRFTVSDCTDPLQLFMVLLGAPTSFESQLLQGRLGEETMRELASYRSPHDCTPSMIDRLVGGMNALVADPEFFVAHQERLVLDARAPRSREHLRKLVAQGRLVERDGRFALGAVDGDEARDALRWLHVTVLEEAVYPSFLKKGGTTEFKDVTEACEVTTSIVKKIRGLRSVWFSCLAPGSHIMAHTGNDATMLRCHLGLIVPGNAVMAVGSHRVSPNDFKDVDRVLPLVDAGNDSLPARLLREALPEDELRALRGFSSLTRTDDPDGAWKRLWAVAEALNTRIEQPGFCLPYRDTAPRHAAPVFEETFARLQAQGVLTAKGEAAPTALESEAGREELHYLNTLFFIERAFPEFLAKSPRVRREFISWEEGRCFVFDDTQYHEVWQRADRNRVILNVDVDRSTYV; encoded by the coding sequence ATGAACTTCTACCCGAAGCATCTGTTTCCATTCATCCAGGAGCTGGAGGCGAACTACCCGGTCATCCGCGAGGAGGCGGAGCGGCAGATCTCCCTGCGCTTCAAGCCGTATGCGTACTCGGACGTGTACACGGCCGGCTGGACGACGCTGGACCTGCTGTACCACGACAACCGGCTGGACGTTCGCAACCGCCCGCGCTTCACGGTGTCGGACTGCACCGACCCGCTCCAGCTCTTCATGGTGCTGCTGGGCGCCCCGACCTCGTTCGAGTCCCAGCTGCTCCAGGGACGACTGGGCGAGGAGACCATGCGTGAGCTGGCCTCGTACCGCTCGCCCCATGACTGCACGCCTTCGATGATCGACAGGCTGGTGGGTGGCATGAACGCGCTGGTGGCGGACCCGGAGTTCTTCGTGGCCCACCAGGAGCGGCTCGTCCTGGATGCGCGTGCGCCCCGCTCGCGCGAGCACCTGAGGAAGCTCGTGGCGCAGGGGCGGCTGGTGGAGCGCGATGGCCGCTTCGCGTTGGGGGCGGTCGACGGGGACGAGGCGCGGGACGCGCTGCGCTGGCTCCACGTCACGGTGCTGGAGGAGGCCGTCTACCCCAGCTTCCTCAAGAAGGGCGGCACCACCGAGTTCAAGGACGTCACGGAGGCGTGCGAGGTGACGACGTCCATCGTGAAGAAGATTCGCGGCCTGCGCAGCGTGTGGTTCTCCTGCCTCGCGCCCGGCTCGCACATCATGGCGCACACGGGCAACGACGCGACGATGCTCCGCTGCCACCTGGGCCTCATCGTCCCGGGCAACGCGGTGATGGCGGTGGGCTCGCACCGCGTGTCGCCCAACGACTTCAAGGACGTGGACCGCGTCCTGCCGCTGGTGGACGCGGGCAACGACAGCCTGCCGGCGCGCCTGCTGCGCGAGGCATTGCCAGAGGACGAGCTGCGCGCGTTGCGGGGGTTCTCCTCGCTCACGCGCACGGACGACCCGGACGGCGCCTGGAAGCGGCTGTGGGCCGTCGCGGAGGCGCTCAACACGCGCATCGAGCAGCCCGGCTTCTGCCTGCCGTACCGGGACACGGCGCCGCGCCACGCCGCGCCGGTGTTCGAGGAGACGTTCGCCCGGCTCCAGGCGCAGGGCGTGCTCACGGCGAAGGGTGAGGCGGCGCCCACCGCGCTGGAGTCGGAGGCGGGCCGGGAGGAGCTGCACTACCTCAACACCCTCTTCTTCATCGAGCGCGCGTTCCCGGAGTTCCTCGCCAAGTCGCCGCGCGTGCGGCGTGAGTTCATCTCCTGGGAGGAGGGGCGCTGCTTCGTCTTCGACGACACCCAGTACCACGAGGTGTGGCAGCGGGCCGACCGCAACCGGGTCATCCTGAACGTGGACGTGGACCGGAGCACCTATGTCTGA
- a CDS encoding DUF5916 domain-containing protein has translation MLALAAPVWAAEVPRAASAFRAVRTEVSVSVDGTLDEPAWAAAPVYSDFVQSFPTPGAAPGERTEVRILYDERNLYVGITAYDTQPELILQSLGRRDAIPPSDTVTVMVDSLRDRATGYLFSINAGGTLEDARLTEDTTEAKDWDAIWEGEATVTKDGWVAELRVPLTVLRFPDAPVQTWGFHVRRQISRTHEQVDSTVIPREANALVSRFADFQGLEGVRHQRRLSLTPYVASRFTASREAVPLGGAASLEPSADVGVDFQASLASDLSLTGTINPDFGQVEADTLLVNLGTSEVFFPEKRPFFLEGLELFQPVGAQAGRSAQTLFYSRRVGLEQPLLGAVKLVGTVSDGVQVGLLDAVSMGAAALGSEAERGYRFQWERPLHFGSQSSLPRVVPPPMNSFAGVLRAEVAEGQQLGLMVTAASPLSSRCQGQPLPDELPCVARGGQASAADFRLRTSDGVYAVSGQLDASRVSGGGPEGYLLRDGTRLRPGDMGFGAYLRGGKLGGEPWRMTLTYEYESPTLELNATGFQPLQNQQKVSAHVQYGRGSRWGPFHELWLGVRGQGSWSTDARGLPLSRGVDLTMEGVLPGFSTMTCEVGVEVDRRDLREIPARGLAYELPDFGFATCGLETDPLRPLSFTLDGYVDRTSRNGASPGRVGKSASVGMSWRPMPRLQTDVDVEYEATQDGPRWTGETEDGRLLFAELVPRFLTLTLKQLVVVTPRLTLQGRVQLLTGLGPYGPFYATRIPEDGTVRLRNLQPVTDVEDPSFHTAALNVNVVARWEYRVGSTLYFIYSRAQEEPLLEGAEAARSPLMPRGLGLGPRSDTVLLKASYTW, from the coding sequence ATGCTCGCGCTGGCGGCGCCCGTGTGGGCGGCGGAGGTCCCGCGTGCGGCCTCCGCCTTCCGCGCGGTGCGCACGGAGGTGTCCGTGTCGGTGGACGGGACGCTGGACGAGCCCGCATGGGCCGCCGCGCCGGTGTACTCGGACTTCGTGCAGAGTTTCCCCACGCCGGGCGCGGCGCCGGGGGAGCGCACCGAGGTGCGCATCCTCTACGACGAGCGCAACCTCTACGTGGGCATCACCGCCTACGACACGCAGCCCGAGCTCATCCTCCAGAGCCTGGGCCGGCGCGACGCCATCCCGCCCTCGGACACGGTGACGGTGATGGTGGACAGCCTGAGGGACAGGGCCACGGGCTACCTCTTCTCCATCAACGCGGGCGGCACGTTGGAGGACGCGCGGCTCACCGAGGACACCACCGAGGCGAAGGACTGGGACGCCATCTGGGAGGGCGAGGCCACCGTCACGAAGGACGGCTGGGTGGCGGAGCTTCGCGTGCCCCTCACCGTGCTGCGCTTCCCGGACGCGCCGGTGCAGACCTGGGGCTTCCACGTCCGCCGGCAGATATCCCGGACGCATGAGCAGGTGGACTCCACCGTCATCCCGCGCGAGGCCAATGCGCTCGTGTCGCGCTTCGCGGACTTCCAAGGGCTGGAGGGCGTGAGGCACCAGCGGAGGCTCTCGCTGACGCCGTACGTGGCCAGCCGCTTCACCGCGAGCCGGGAGGCGGTGCCCCTGGGGGGCGCGGCGTCGCTGGAGCCCTCCGCGGACGTGGGGGTGGACTTCCAGGCCTCGCTCGCGAGCGACCTGTCCCTCACGGGGACCATCAACCCCGACTTCGGCCAGGTGGAAGCCGACACGTTGCTGGTGAACCTGGGCACGTCCGAGGTGTTCTTCCCGGAGAAGCGCCCCTTCTTCCTGGAGGGGCTGGAGCTGTTCCAGCCGGTGGGAGCGCAGGCGGGGCGCTCGGCGCAGACGCTCTTCTATTCGCGGCGCGTGGGGTTGGAGCAGCCGCTGCTGGGCGCGGTGAAGCTGGTGGGCACGGTGAGCGACGGCGTGCAGGTGGGACTCCTGGACGCGGTGTCCATGGGGGCCGCGGCGCTGGGGAGCGAGGCGGAGCGGGGCTACCGCTTCCAATGGGAGCGCCCGCTGCACTTCGGCTCCCAGTCCTCGCTGCCGCGCGTGGTGCCGCCGCCGATGAACTCGTTCGCGGGTGTGCTGCGGGCGGAGGTGGCGGAGGGGCAGCAGCTCGGGTTGATGGTGACGGCGGCGAGCCCGCTGTCCTCGCGGTGCCAGGGGCAGCCGCTTCCGGACGAGCTTCCGTGTGTGGCGCGTGGAGGGCAGGCCTCTGCGGCGGACTTCCGGCTGCGCACGTCGGACGGCGTGTATGCGGTGTCGGGGCAGTTGGATGCGTCGCGGGTGTCGGGTGGTGGTCCGGAGGGGTATCTGCTGCGCGACGGGACGCGGCTGCGGCCGGGGGACATGGGCTTCGGGGCGTACCTGCGGGGCGGGAAGCTGGGCGGCGAGCCGTGGCGCATGACGCTGACGTACGAGTACGAGTCCCCCACGCTGGAGCTGAACGCGACCGGCTTCCAGCCGCTCCAGAATCAGCAGAAGGTGTCGGCGCATGTGCAGTACGGGCGGGGCTCGCGGTGGGGGCCCTTCCACGAGCTGTGGTTGGGCGTGCGGGGGCAGGGGAGCTGGTCCACGGATGCGCGGGGGTTGCCGCTGTCGCGCGGGGTGGACCTGACGATGGAGGGGGTGCTGCCGGGCTTCAGCACGATGACGTGTGAGGTCGGCGTCGAGGTGGACCGCCGCGACCTGCGGGAGATACCGGCGCGGGGGCTGGCGTACGAGCTGCCGGACTTCGGCTTCGCCACATGCGGGCTGGAGACGGATCCGCTGCGGCCCTTGTCCTTCACGTTGGACGGTTACGTGGACCGGACGTCCCGGAACGGGGCATCGCCCGGGAGGGTGGGGAAGTCCGCGAGCGTGGGCATGTCGTGGCGACCGATGCCGAGGCTCCAGACGGACGTGGATGTGGAGTACGAGGCGACGCAGGACGGCCCGCGCTGGACGGGGGAGACGGAGGACGGGCGGCTGCTCTTCGCGGAGCTGGTGCCGCGCTTCCTCACGCTGACGCTCAAGCAACTCGTGGTGGTGACGCCGAGGCTCACGTTGCAGGGGCGGGTGCAGCTGCTCACGGGGCTGGGGCCTTATGGGCCCTTCTACGCGACGCGAATCCCCGAGGACGGGACGGTGCGGTTGCGGAACCTCCAACCGGTGACGGATGTGGAGGACCCGAGCTTTCACACGGCGGCGCTCAACGTGAACGTGGTGGCGCGGTGGGAGTACCGCGTGGGCTCCACGCTGTACTTCATCTACTCGCGGGCCCAGGAGGAGCCGCTGCTCGAGGGGGCGGAAGCGGCGCGCAGCCCGCTGATGCCGCGCGGGCTGGGGCTGGGGCCGCGCTCGGACACGGTGCTCCTGAAGGCGAGCTACACATGGTGA
- a CDS encoding M28 family peptidase produces MVSARRWGGVLVVLGAVLGAAWVARRPVAPRPASAAPEVFSEARALPLVRELAGELGPRPLGSPAAARAVVLLAERLRALPGVEVEVQDATGTTEEEGTQILFRTVNVLARLRGMDADAVLLSAHYDSPEESPGAGDDAVAVAAGVEVLRALSAGPRLRHTVVLNLNGGEEEGRLGATAFLGHPWARDVKAFINLEGVGVGGRLVLFRASPGAAALVEGYAASVPAPSASVLGQDVMASGAAPFYTDFEKYVGAGLPGLDLALVEGGHAYHTALDRPEVVPAGTLQHVGDTVLALVREFAAEPRVSTEHEAQTAIFFDVLGLGTVVYGPRVAGAMTVVAVALLVAACAVALRRGGLSWRGWGRGFLWTGVGGALGLLLPVLGAVLVGVVLGRPQGWYATPTLGVVTFGGLAIAGALIGEALWAKRAARGKTGEEPRHLERWAGVLVWGAAIAVLGTYGGVGVTYALLVWVVGGATGLLIATSAPRWRGVVLGLAFLPGLVLMAQAASLLLALAIPLTGHLLVPFPLDGAVALLVALPTVAGAWLVADILPWPDGGRPALAGTLVLALGGLLSLALVTPHDEEHPRRLRAVERTDASGRVLVLQSMDGLALGSMVPGLAEAEATRAQTELMLSEQMTKETPSLAAPVITVEHATQQGLEREVSLRLTAPAGASLRLEVPRDALVAWSLGPLLSADSTGVVPAPPVGSPLPSLAADATAFTALALSPPAEGWRVGLRLRGTSPVPIRVRASREGAVTSSLEALRRSLGPFTTGSFAASHTVEARP; encoded by the coding sequence ATGGTGAGCGCGCGCCGGTGGGGTGGCGTCCTCGTGGTGCTGGGCGCGGTGCTGGGGGCCGCCTGGGTCGCCCGCCGTCCCGTGGCGCCGCGTCCGGCGAGCGCCGCGCCGGAGGTGTTCTCGGAGGCACGGGCCCTGCCGCTGGTGCGCGAGCTTGCGGGGGAACTCGGGCCGCGTCCCCTGGGCTCACCCGCCGCGGCGCGGGCGGTCGTGTTGTTGGCGGAGCGGCTGCGGGCGTTGCCGGGCGTGGAGGTGGAGGTGCAGGACGCGACGGGCACCACGGAGGAAGAGGGGACGCAGATTCTCTTCCGCACGGTGAACGTGCTGGCGCGGCTACGCGGCATGGACGCGGACGCGGTGCTGCTGTCCGCGCACTACGACAGCCCGGAGGAGAGCCCGGGCGCCGGAGATGACGCGGTGGCGGTCGCGGCGGGTGTGGAGGTGTTGAGAGCGCTGAGCGCGGGTCCTCGCCTGCGCCACACGGTGGTGCTCAACCTCAACGGGGGCGAGGAGGAGGGGCGACTGGGCGCGACGGCCTTCCTGGGACACCCATGGGCGCGGGACGTGAAGGCGTTCATCAACCTGGAGGGCGTCGGCGTGGGAGGCCGGCTGGTCCTCTTCCGCGCCAGCCCGGGCGCCGCTGCGCTGGTGGAGGGCTACGCGGCCAGCGTGCCCGCGCCGAGCGCCTCCGTGCTGGGCCAGGACGTGATGGCGAGCGGCGCGGCGCCCTTCTACACGGACTTCGAGAAGTACGTGGGGGCCGGGCTCCCGGGGCTGGACCTGGCGCTGGTGGAGGGCGGCCACGCGTACCACACGGCGCTGGACCGGCCGGAGGTGGTGCCCGCCGGAACGCTTCAGCACGTCGGCGACACGGTGCTCGCGCTGGTGCGCGAGTTCGCAGCGGAGCCGCGCGTGTCCACGGAGCACGAGGCCCAGACGGCCATCTTCTTCGACGTGCTCGGGCTCGGGACGGTGGTGTACGGCCCCCGAGTCGCTGGCGCGATGACGGTGGTGGCGGTGGCCCTGCTCGTCGCGGCCTGCGCCGTGGCGCTGCGGCGAGGGGGACTGAGCTGGAGGGGGTGGGGGCGGGGCTTTCTTTGGACGGGCGTGGGAGGCGCGCTGGGGCTGCTGCTGCCGGTCCTGGGCGCGGTGCTGGTCGGCGTCGTGCTGGGTCGTCCGCAGGGCTGGTACGCCACGCCCACGCTGGGCGTCGTCACCTTCGGAGGGCTCGCCATCGCGGGGGCGCTCATCGGCGAAGCGCTGTGGGCGAAGCGCGCGGCCCGGGGGAAGACAGGCGAGGAGCCCAGGCACCTCGAGCGTTGGGCGGGCGTGCTCGTGTGGGGCGCGGCAATCGCCGTGTTGGGGACGTACGGGGGCGTGGGCGTGACGTATGCGCTTCTCGTCTGGGTCGTGGGCGGGGCCACGGGGCTCCTCATTGCGACGAGTGCTCCTCGGTGGAGGGGCGTGGTGCTCGGGCTGGCGTTTCTCCCGGGGCTGGTCTTGATGGCCCAGGCGGCGTCCTTGTTGCTGGCGCTGGCCATTCCCCTGACGGGCCATCTGCTGGTGCCGTTCCCGCTCGATGGCGCTGTCGCGCTCCTGGTGGCGCTGCCCACGGTCGCGGGGGCGTGGCTGGTGGCGGACATCCTCCCCTGGCCGGACGGAGGGCGTCCCGCGCTGGCGGGAACTCTGGTGCTCGCGCTGGGAGGACTCCTGTCGCTGGCGCTCGTGACACCTCATGACGAGGAGCATCCCCGGAGGCTGCGTGCCGTCGAACGGACCGATGCCTCTGGCCGTGTCCTCGTCCTCCAGAGCATGGATGGGCTGGCGCTCGGGTCGATGGTCCCGGGGCTCGCGGAGGCGGAGGCCACGCGAGCGCAGACAGAGCTCATGTTGTCCGAACAGATGACGAAGGAGACACCGAGCCTCGCCGCCCCGGTCATCACCGTGGAGCACGCCACACAACAAGGGCTGGAGCGCGAGGTCTCCTTGCGGCTCACGGCTCCCGCGGGCGCCTCGCTGCGACTGGAGGTTCCCCGCGATGCCCTCGTTGCCTGGTCCCTGGGCCCGCTGCTTTCGGCCGACTCCACCGGCGTCGTCCCCGCGCCGCCCGTGGGCTCACCGCTCCCATCCCTCGCCGCCGACGCCACCGCCTTCACCGCCCTCGCGCTGTCCCCACCCGCCGAAGGTTGGCGCGTGGGGCTGCGCCTGCGCGGAACCTCGCCCGTGCCCATCCGGGTCCGAGCTTCGCGCGAAGGCGCGGTGACTTCCTCCCTCGAGGCCCTGCGCCGCTCGCTCGGTCCATTCACCACGGGCTCGTTCGCCGCGTCCCATACGGTGGAGGCGCGGCCGTGA
- a CDS encoding arginase family protein, with protein MSPRLRHASCPEESQARAVMFGANTQGAGFSESARGKSEAPRKLFTADVVRDADNESPSLTELLEDGALLFDAGNLPVEGLAASEQLAVVRARFAGLFRAGQRAIGVGGDHFIKYAALAAVSDVFEDCGVLYVDAHPDCAQNEALGFDSILHHAWKLPHVRPERTCLFGVRQVNARERDGLRVWRPGVIAATELVERGLPAVLETMVAQLGGVRRVFVSVDLDGLAPHEVPAVEAPYPGGPTFRELLVLLRGLSRRYELVGMDVSEFIPELDTARLTALVTARLVKEFAALPMPR; from the coding sequence ATGAGCCCTCGGCTGCGTCATGCCTCGTGTCCCGAGGAGTCCCAGGCCCGCGCCGTGATGTTCGGCGCCAACACCCAGGGGGCCGGCTTCTCCGAGAGCGCGCGGGGGAAGTCGGAGGCGCCCCGGAAGCTGTTCACCGCCGACGTGGTGCGCGACGCGGACAACGAATCGCCGTCGCTCACGGAGCTGCTGGAGGATGGGGCCCTGCTGTTCGACGCGGGGAACCTGCCGGTGGAGGGACTGGCCGCGTCCGAGCAGCTCGCGGTCGTGCGCGCCCGCTTCGCAGGGCTCTTCCGGGCGGGGCAGCGCGCCATCGGCGTGGGCGGAGACCACTTCATCAAGTACGCGGCCCTGGCGGCCGTGAGCGACGTGTTCGAGGACTGCGGCGTCCTCTACGTAGATGCACATCCTGACTGCGCACAGAACGAGGCGCTGGGCTTCGACTCCATCCTCCACCACGCGTGGAAGCTGCCCCACGTCCGACCGGAGCGGACGTGCCTCTTCGGCGTCAGGCAGGTGAACGCGCGGGAGCGGGACGGGTTGCGCGTGTGGAGGCCGGGCGTCATCGCCGCGACGGAGTTGGTCGAGCGGGGACTGCCCGCGGTGCTCGAGACGATGGTCGCGCAGCTCGGGGGTGTGCGGCGGGTGTTCGTGTCGGTGGACCTGGACGGGCTCGCGCCGCACGAGGTCCCCGCGGTCGAGGCGCCCTACCCCGGCGGCCCCACCTTCCGGGAGCTGCTCGTGCTCCTGCGTGGGCTGTCGCGGCGCTACGAGTTGGTCGGCATGGACGTGAGCGAGTTCATCCCGGAGCTGGATACGGCCCGGCTCACCGCGCTGGTCACCGCGCGGCTGGTGAAGGAGTTCGCGGCGCTGCCCATGCCCAGGTGA
- a CDS encoding MFS transporter, translating into MTSPETSRRGLATFAVLWFGQLVSILGSGLTSFALGIWVYEQTGSVTRFATMTLCAVAPMVLLAPVAGVVVDRWDRKRVMLVSDTVAALSTLGLLLLYSSGGLRLWHVYLGVCLTAVADAFQEPAFVAASTVLIPERHLGRASGLVQLAQAAGRTLAPPLAGLMMMHLGLSTVMMLDLAAFGLAVVANLLVRVPPPPPSAQGEQQAQEGLMSNLTFGVRFIARRPGLVGLICFFSVVNLTLGMAEILVTPLVLQSFTMVELGQVLACSGVGMVAGSALMTVWGGPRRRLTGIVGAGLLYGASLMLAGLQPSLLLIATGAFLLTFFNPPIASCSQALWQTLVPADLQGRVFAARMALAWMSTPVAYVISGLLADHVFEPGMLPGGTFAPVFGGLLGMGPGRGIALMMVLMGLLAMVAGVALALFRPARELESTVGEPPPRVVGAG; encoded by the coding sequence ATGACGAGTCCTGAGACATCGCGCCGCGGTCTGGCGACGTTCGCGGTGCTGTGGTTCGGTCAGCTCGTGTCCATTCTGGGCTCGGGGCTGACATCGTTCGCGCTGGGCATCTGGGTGTATGAACAGACCGGTTCGGTCACCCGCTTCGCGACGATGACCCTGTGCGCGGTGGCGCCCATGGTGCTGCTGGCCCCGGTGGCAGGGGTGGTGGTGGACCGGTGGGACCGCAAGCGGGTGATGCTGGTGAGCGACACGGTGGCGGCGCTGAGCACCCTGGGCCTGCTGCTCCTGTACTCCAGCGGAGGCCTGCGGCTGTGGCACGTGTACCTGGGCGTGTGCCTGACGGCGGTGGCGGACGCCTTCCAGGAGCCGGCGTTCGTGGCGGCCTCCACGGTGCTCATCCCCGAGCGCCACCTGGGCCGGGCCAGCGGGCTCGTGCAGTTGGCGCAGGCGGCGGGGCGCACGCTCGCGCCGCCCCTGGCGGGGCTCATGATGATGCACCTGGGGCTGTCCACGGTGATGATGCTGGACCTGGCGGCGTTCGGGCTGGCGGTGGTGGCGAACCTGTTGGTGCGTGTGCCTCCGCCGCCCCCCAGCGCGCAGGGAGAGCAGCAGGCGCAGGAGGGGCTGATGTCCAACCTCACGTTCGGGGTGCGCTTCATCGCCCGGCGGCCCGGACTGGTGGGGCTCATCTGCTTCTTCTCCGTCGTCAACCTGACGCTGGGGATGGCGGAGATCCTGGTGACGCCGCTGGTGCTCCAGTCGTTCACGATGGTCGAGCTGGGGCAGGTGCTCGCGTGCAGCGGGGTGGGGATGGTGGCGGGGAGCGCGCTGATGACCGTGTGGGGCGGGCCGAGGCGGCGGCTCACGGGCATCGTCGGCGCGGGACTCCTGTACGGGGCGAGCCTGATGCTCGCGGGGCTCCAGCCGTCGCTCCTGCTCATCGCGACGGGGGCGTTCCTCCTGACGTTCTTCAACCCGCCCATCGCGAGCTGCAGCCAGGCGCTGTGGCAGACGCTGGTGCCCGCCGACCTCCAGGGCCGCGTGTTCGCCGCGCGGATGGCGCTGGCTTGGATGTCCACGCCGGTCGCGTATGTCATCAGCGGGCTGCTGGCGGACCACGTCTTCGAGCCGGGGATGCTCCCGGGCGGCACCTTCGCGCCCGTGTTCGGCGGCCTGCTGGGGATGGGCCCGGGCCGGGGCATCGCCTTGATGATGGTGCTGATGGGACTGCTGGCGATGGTCGCCGGCGTCGCGCTGGCGTTGTTCCGCCCCGCGCGGGAATTGGAGTCCACCGTCGGTGAGCCCCCTCCGCGCGTGGTCGGCGCGGGCTGA
- a CDS encoding fused MFS/spermidine synthase — protein MLLEMCAFRVLQTTFGSSIYVTGVLLALVMIALSLGYFLGGRLSQRNASLEFLLGIVALAAAYVWVTGGLLSEPLLDFSFGLRKVFTSGLMGHVLPPAVATLLLYMPPMLALSHVSPFLIRVLATHSRGVGATAGNLMAVSNVGSIAGTLLPSFVLIPLLGVSTTLGIFIGSLLVIVAGGFLLVRRRVPATALAGVLLAVAVATPLARDAWAARAPEPRPIFESESLYGNVRIFRSQDADGDEKLEFMPSRDYVHSTVYPGRPLKDQFTTAYANVGLARGAKRYLILGTALGGVVSAILEANPQARITAVEIDPLVMDLAQRYLPAMRSSQVQRVVEDARLFLREDTQEYDYIVVDIFSGEQIPAHCVSQEFFSLALARLAPDGVLQMNTNLWDFHITTGLEEPEPFVPVRHIHSALLRAGFASLFQSDFFEHGHLYAFRQPTTHAEVRRTLARAALDAAVEPHLRGSYGMTALALVPIPDEVRALRPFTDQWLPEHLLHLKDNFELYLRALARARELPAWKTDVEAAGGTQLRLISARHYAEVGASGAPSYGGYRAYMKGAGGESYCQEVLAWVRQAPADTMFVELARYLHTRVIRDCDRVFGPGAKDVPDARTAEGAFRLYVTAALLVDDSQGAKAVPALSELLQAQVSL, from the coding sequence ATGTTGCTGGAGATGTGTGCCTTTCGGGTGCTCCAGACCACGTTTGGTTCATCCATCTATGTGACAGGTGTCCTGCTCGCGCTGGTAATGATTGCCCTGTCGCTGGGGTATTTCCTGGGCGGGCGGCTGTCGCAGCGCAACGCGTCGCTGGAGTTCCTGCTGGGCATCGTCGCCCTGGCGGCGGCGTATGTCTGGGTGACGGGCGGGCTGCTCTCCGAGCCGCTGCTCGACTTCAGCTTCGGCCTGCGCAAGGTATTCACCAGCGGCCTCATGGGGCACGTGCTGCCGCCGGCCGTGGCCACGCTGCTCCTCTACATGCCCCCCATGCTGGCGCTGAGCCACGTGTCGCCGTTCCTCATCCGGGTGCTGGCCACGCACTCGCGAGGCGTGGGCGCCACCGCGGGCAACCTGATGGCGGTGTCCAACGTGGGGAGCATCGCGGGCACGCTCTTGCCGTCCTTCGTGCTCATCCCGCTGCTGGGGGTGTCCACGACGCTGGGCATCTTCATCGGGTCGCTGCTCGTCATCGTGGCTGGGGGGTTCCTCCTGGTTCGCAGGCGCGTGCCGGCGACGGCGCTCGCGGGTGTGCTCCTGGCGGTGGCGGTGGCCACGCCCCTGGCTCGGGACGCCTGGGCGGCGCGCGCGCCCGAGCCGCGCCCCATCTTCGAATCCGAGTCCCTCTACGGGAACGTGAGGATCTTCCGCTCGCAGGACGCGGACGGTGACGAGAAGCTGGAGTTCATGCCGTCGCGGGACTACGTGCACTCCACCGTCTATCCGGGCCGGCCGTTGAAGGACCAGTTCACCACGGCCTACGCGAACGTGGGGCTGGCGCGGGGGGCGAAGCGCTACCTCATCCTGGGCACGGCGCTGGGCGGCGTGGTGTCCGCCATCCTGGAGGCGAACCCGCAGGCGCGCATCACGGCGGTGGAGATAGACCCGCTGGTGATGGACCTGGCGCAGCGCTACCTGCCGGCGATGCGCAGCTCCCAGGTCCAACGGGTGGTGGAGGACGCGCGACTGTTCCTGCGTGAGGACACGCAGGAGTACGACTACATCGTCGTGGACATCTTCTCCGGCGAGCAGATTCCCGCGCACTGCGTGAGCCAGGAGTTCTTCTCGTTGGCTTTGGCGCGGCTGGCGCCGGACGGGGTGCTCCAGATGAACACCAACCTGTGGGACTTCCACATCACCACGGGCCTGGAGGAGCCGGAGCCGTTCGTGCCAGTGCGGCACATCCACTCGGCGCTCTTGCGCGCGGGCTTCGCGTCGTTGTTCCAGAGTGACTTCTTCGAGCACGGCCATCTCTACGCATTCCGCCAGCCCACCACGCACGCGGAGGTGCGGCGGACGCTGGCCCGGGCGGCGCTTGACGCGGCGGTGGAGCCGCACCTGCGGGGCTCCTATGGGATGACGGCGCTGGCGCTGGTGCCCATCCCCGACGAGGTGCGGGCGCTGCGGCCCTTCACGGACCAATGGCTGCCGGAGCACCTGCTGCACCTCAAGGACAACTTCGAGCTGTACCTGCGGGCGCTGGCCCGGGCGCGTGAGCTGCCGGCATGGAAGACGGACGTAGAGGCCGCGGGGGGCACGCAACTGCGCCTCATCAGCGCGCGCCACTACGCGGAGGTGGGGGCGTCGGGGGCGCCGTCGTACGGCGGGTATCGCGCGTACATGAAGGGCGCGGGTGGGGAGTCCTACTGCCAGGAAGTGCTGGCGTGGGTGAGGCAGGCGCCCGCCGACACGATGTTCGTGGAGCTGGCGCGCTACCTCCACACGCGCGTCATCCGCGACTGTGACCGCGTCTTCGGTCCGGGGGCGAAGGACGTGCCGGACGCCCGGACGGCCGAGGGCGCCTTCCGCCTCTACGTCACCGCCGCGCTCCTGGTGGATGACAGCCAGGGCGCGAAGGCGGTGCCGGCGCTGTCGGAGTTGCTCCAGGCCCAGGTCTCGCTCTGA
- a CDS encoding YbhB/YbcL family Raf kinase inhibitor-like protein: MSPPPPPHLPTNAGTTDGAKPPPDAVQLRNDGGFAGYVGAAPPPGHGPHRYFNVVHAVDVEKLDLPKDASPALLGFNLFTLTLARATLVAHSESCGPPHAGPTLRARPGPGATPTAPAPPSRPGCHPPGARR, translated from the coding sequence ATCTCCCCGCCACCACCTCCCCACCTCCCCACCAACGCCGGCACGACGGACGGCGCGAAGCCGCCCCCGGATGCCGTCCAGCTCCGCAACGACGGCGGCTTCGCGGGCTACGTCGGTGCCGCGCCCCCGCCGGGCCACGGCCCGCACCGCTACTTCAACGTCGTGCACGCCGTGGACGTGGAGAAGCTGGACCTCCCGAAGGACGCATCCCCCGCCCTCCTGGGCTTCAACCTCTTCACCCTCACGCTGGCCCGCGCCACCCTGGTCGCCCACTCGGAGAGCTGTGGCCCGCCGCACGCGGGCCCCACGCTCAGAGCGAGACCTGGGCCTGGAGCAACTCCGACAGCGCCGGCACCGCCTTCGCGCCCTGGCTGTCATCCACCAGGAGCGCGGCGGTGA